One segment of bacterium DNA contains the following:
- a CDS encoding FG-GAP repeat protein, with product MNRRFGFVVICLLGLTLAAFGVKGLNFVSNLQGKIAGDRYGMTIASIGDINGDGYTDLAIGAPGSYQVSDFKGQVSIYLGGNDPTKAAFDLVGDKAGDRFGTAISACGDINGDGIDDFAVGASKNDDSGIDAGKVYIYFGGKQFDTVPDITLMGERYNDWFGTSLAGGEDLNGDNVPDLLVGASYGGKNYSGVVYVFLGGNNLTTPAVVIEGESSGDSFGERIAILGDVSGDGVSDFAVSSYYHNAAGQRNSGKVYFYQGGSIISVKPWQTVDGKRPQANFGFALASAGDVNGDGTPDIAIGAPGDGPNTEGVAYIYAGGPVIRDPIATIYGQNPKDLYGYDICSGSVNGDKFSDVLIGTPFADIGDYRSGRVEVFQGSDKFDTVNDFHINGSSADAQCGTIVSFIPKFYGKKGGLYAVSSPGPLGNGRISFVHLYK from the coding sequence ATGAACCGTCGTTTTGGTTTCGTGGTCATCTGCCTATTGGGCTTGACTTTAGCCGCTTTTGGGGTTAAAGGTCTCAATTTTGTTTCTAACCTCCAGGGTAAAATTGCTGGAGATCGCTATGGTATGACCATTGCGTCAATCGGCGATATTAATGGCGATGGCTATACCGATCTGGCAATTGGCGCCCCCGGAAGCTATCAAGTGTCTGATTTCAAAGGTCAAGTATCAATATATCTTGGCGGAAATGATCCCACAAAGGCCGCATTCGATCTGGTAGGAGATAAAGCTGGCGACCGATTCGGCACAGCAATAAGTGCCTGCGGCGATATTAACGGGGACGGCATCGATGATTTTGCAGTTGGAGCTTCCAAAAATGACGATAGCGGAATCGATGCAGGTAAAGTCTATATTTATTTTGGTGGCAAGCAGTTCGACACGGTTCCGGATATAACACTCATGGGCGAGAGATATAACGACTGGTTTGGAACAAGCCTCGCCGGTGGCGAGGACCTCAATGGGGATAATGTTCCTGATCTTTTAGTCGGTGCGAGTTACGGTGGCAAAAACTACTCTGGCGTTGTTTATGTGTTCCTTGGTGGTAATAACCTCACTACACCGGCGGTTGTTATTGAAGGTGAATCTTCAGGCGATAGCTTCGGTGAAAGAATAGCCATACTCGGCGATGTCAGCGGAGATGGGGTATCTGATTTTGCAGTTAGTTCCTATTATCACAATGCCGCTGGCCAAAGAAACTCTGGTAAGGTTTATTTTTATCAGGGTGGATCAATAATCAGCGTTAAACCATGGCAGACAGTTGATGGGAAGCGTCCGCAAGCCAATTTTGGCTTTGCTTTAGCCTCCGCCGGCGATGTCAATGGTGATGGCACTCCGGATATAGCGATAGGTGCTCCGGGTGATGGTCCCAATACAGAGGGTGTTGCATATATTTACGCCGGCGGGCCGGTTATTCGCGATCCTATAGCTACTATTTATGGCCAAAATCCAAAAGATCTTTATGGCTATGATATTTGCTCTGGAAGTGTAAATGGAGATAAATTCTCTGATGTTCTAATTGGGACACCATTTGCCGATATTGGCGATTACCGCTCTGGAAGAGTGGAGGTATTTCAAGGCAGTGATAAATTTGACACAGTCAATGATTTTCATATCAACGGAAGCTCTGCCGATGCTCAATGCGGAACTATAGTATCGTTTATTCCTAAGTTTTATGGTAAAAAAGGGGGGCTTTATGCGGTTTCGTCTCCAGGTCCTCTCGGCAACGGAAGAATATCTTTTGTGCATCTATACAAATAG
- a CDS encoding thymidine phosphorylase → MNPSEFIRAKRDGQRLDPEEIEAFVLSFVKGNIADYQMSAFLMAVYLNGMSDVEASALTEAYIRSGYTIDWSDLGAVTVDKHSIGGVGDKVSLILAPMVAACGGYVPMLSGRGLGHTGGTLDKLESIPGFTTNLSIEEFKLQVKNIGCAITRQSPELAPADGKIYALRDVTATVESIPLISASIMSKKIAEGAEGLVIDLKTGSGAFMDTIDRARALAKMLIAIGKSHGQKVKALVTDMSQPLGSAIGNALEVEECILLMRREIDLPRLEYLTCRLAAEMLMFSGIVSSVDEGLDLANKKLSDGSVLVKFAEMVEAQSGNPRVADDISIFPRASVIKSIVAPKTGYIKSVNTREVGMAGVNLGAGRLRKEDKINQSVGFKVFKEINDKVEEGKPFAEVYATDSESANIAAVRFVKAYTISEEVVRKPRLIHEKVE, encoded by the coding sequence ATGAATCCATCTGAATTCATTCGCGCTAAACGCGATGGACAACGCCTCGACCCTGAAGAGATCGAGGCGTTTGTTCTTAGTTTTGTTAAAGGTAATATTGCCGATTACCAAATGTCGGCTTTTCTGATGGCTGTTTATCTCAATGGCATGAGTGATGTAGAGGCCTCGGCCTTAACCGAAGCTTATATTAGAAGCGGTTATACCATAGATTGGTCGGATTTGGGAGCCGTTACTGTCGATAAACACTCGATCGGCGGAGTCGGTGATAAGGTTAGTCTTATTCTAGCACCGATGGTTGCAGCGTGCGGTGGTTATGTTCCTATGCTTTCAGGCCGTGGCCTTGGTCACACGGGCGGAACACTTGACAAACTCGAATCAATCCCCGGTTTTACAACAAATCTGTCTATCGAGGAATTTAAATTACAAGTTAAGAATATCGGCTGCGCAATAACCCGCCAAAGTCCAGAGCTAGCACCCGCCGATGGCAAGATATATGCTCTTCGCGATGTTACCGCTACTGTCGAATCTATCCCGCTGATTTCAGCTTCGATTATGAGCAAAAAGATAGCTGAGGGAGCAGAGGGTCTGGTAATTGACCTCAAGACCGGTTCGGGAGCGTTCATGGATACTATTGACAGAGCGCGTGCGCTTGCTAAAATGCTGATTGCTATTGGAAAATCGCATGGACAGAAAGTCAAGGCTCTTGTTACAGATATGTCTCAACCGCTCGGATCGGCTATAGGCAATGCGCTCGAAGTCGAGGAATGTATTCTCCTTATGCGCAGGGAAATAGATCTTCCAAGGCTCGAATATTTGACTTGCAGGTTAGCAGCCGAAATGCTCATGTTTTCAGGGATTGTTAGTTCTGTCGATGAAGGTCTCGATTTGGCCAATAAGAAGCTCTCAGACGGATCGGTGCTGGTTAAATTTGCTGAAATGGTCGAAGCTCAATCTGGAAACCCACGCGTTGCTGATGATATTTCGATTTTTCCAAGGGCTTCTGTTATAAAATCAATCGTTGCTCCGAAAACTGGATATATAAAATCTGTCAACACTCGTGAGGTTGGTATGGCCGGAGTTAATCTTGGCGCTGGGAGACTTCGAAAGGAAGATAAGATAAATCAAAGCGTTGGGTTCAAGGTTTTTAAGGAAATAAATGATAAAGTCGAGGAAGGCAAACCGTTTGCTGAGGTTTACGCAACTGACTCCGAGAGCGCTAATATAGCGGCAGTGCGGTTTGTAAAAGCCTACACAATCTCTGAAGAGGTTGTTCGAAAGCCGCGACTTATTCACGAGAAAGTTGAATAA